From Salvelinus namaycush isolate Seneca chromosome 24, SaNama_1.0, whole genome shotgun sequence, one genomic window encodes:
- the LOC120019453 gene encoding solute carrier family 35 member F6-like: MAWTKYQLFLAGLMLTTGSINTLSAKWADMFSAKGCKDSPEHAFAHPFVQAVGMFLGELSCLAVFHMLLCHDRRRPEPKMNTGQSFNPLLFLFPALCDMTATSIMYVALNMTSASSFQMLRGAVVIFTGLLSVAFLGRRLVASQWTGILITILGLIVVGLADFMSGHKDDSHKLSEVITGDLLIIMAQVIAAVQMVLEEKFVYKHDVHPLRAVGTEGFFGFFILSLLLVPFFYIPVGSFSNNPRHVLEDALDAFCQISHNPMIILALLGNTVSIAFFNFAGISVTKEISATTRMVLDSLRTVVIWVVSLALGWEQFHGLQVLGFIVLLVGAALYNGLHRPLLARILCCASVEEEEVNPVERTRLLDEGRVQEEG, translated from the exons ATGGCTTGGACAAAGTATCAACTCTTTCTTGCGGGTCTTATGCTCACAACCGGCTCTATCAACACGCTATCGGCAAA ATGGGCTGACATGTTCTCCGCAAAGGGTTGTAAAGACTCCCCTGAACATGCATTCGCCCACCCATTTGTACAG GCCGTAGGGATGTTCCTGGGGGAGCTCAGTTGTCTGGCTGTCTTCCACATGCTGCTTTGTCACGATAGACGGAGACCAGAGCCCAAGATGAACACGGGCCAGAGCTTcaaccccctcctcttccttttcCCTGCCCTCTGTGACATGACTGCTACCTCCATCATGTATGTTG CTCTGAACATGACGAGTGCCTCCAGCTTCCAGATGTTGCGCGGGGCAGTGGTCATCTTCACAGGCCTGCTGTCGGTGGCCTTCCTAGGGCGCCGCCTGGTAGCCAGTCAGTGGACAGGCATCCTCATCACCATCCTGGGCCTGATAGTGGTGGGCCTGGCTGACTTCATGAGCGGACACAAGGACGACTCTCACAAACTTAGCGAGGTCATCACTG GTGACCTTCTGATCATCATGGCCCAGGTCATTGCTGCTGTCCAGATGGTTCTGGAGGAGAAGTTTGTCTACAAGCATGATGTTCATCCTTTACGGGCAGTGGGCACTGAAG GGTTCTTTGGCTTCTTCATCCTCTCGCTCCTCCTCGTCCCCTTCTTCTACATCCCGGTGGGCAGCTTCAGCAACAACCCCCGCCATGTCCTTGAGGACGCGCTGGACGCCTTCTGCCAGATCAGCCACAATCCCATGATCATCCTGGCATTGCTCGGTAATACGGTGTCCATCGCCTTCTTCAACTTTGCTGGCATCTCTGTCACCAAGGAGATCAGTGCCACCACGCGCATGGTGCTGGACAGCCTGCGCACTGTGGTCATCTGGGTGGTCAGTCTGGCTCTGGGCTGGGAGCAGTTCCATGGGTTACAGGTGTTGGGTTTCATTGTGCTGTTGGTGGGTGCGGCACTGTATAATGGGCTTCACCGCCCCCTGCTAGCAAGGATTCTGTGCTGCGCCagcgtggaggaggaggaagtcaaCCCAGTGGAGAGGACGAGATTGCTGGACGAGGGAAGGGTGCAGGAAGAGGGCTAA